From Bradyrhizobium sp. AZCC 1610:
AGGGATCAGGGACGCGCTGTCCCTGACCTCCGCCACCATCAGCGCGACGAGGGCGATGAAAACCAGAGCCTCGGGCCAGACCTGTTCTGGTATGCTTGGCCTCGACGATGTCGCCGCGCGCATCACGGCGGTTCCCATCAGGAATTATTCCCACCTTTTAGGAGTTCCAACTCAACTGTTACTTGTGTCGTGTTCAGGTTGTGCTGTAATGGCGATGCAAGGTCCAAAAAATGGGACACTCCAATGATCATTCCCCAGCAAACCGACCTCGGACGCCGCGTGGTCTACCGGCCTCCGGGGGCTGGACGCAGGTACGGCGTCATCAGCGCGATATTCACCCGCCGCGTGTTGGTCCGGTTCGATCACCAGCACTACAACAGCCGCTTGGTCAACGCAGCCTATCTGGAGTTTGTCAAACGACCGGCCGAGGCCGTGCCGCGTTCACATGGGGCGCGGAGCAGGCAGCAATCGCCAGCTATTCCCGGCCTGCCGATACCCGGCGAATCCTAGCCAACAGTCTCGGCGGTAAGGATCGAACTGCATCCCTGGAATGAGACACGTGAATTTCTGTGAGAGCATGTAGCCGCATGAGCGCAGCGATATGCGGGATAAAACAAAACCCGGATGTCGCCTTCGCTCATCCGGGTTCCGCTTGCTAGAGCTTCGCCTTCAGCGACAGCGGAATCCGAAAACGAACTACGGTGACAGTGTACTCAATTGATTCTTCGCGCTGTGGTTGGCATCCTGCCGTATGGCTCGCCTCGCTCGTGTCGTCATTCCCGACATTCCGCACCACGTGACGCAACGTGGCAACGGCCGGGCACGAACTTTCTTCGGCAATGACGACTACGCGCTTTATCGCGACTTGCTCGCAGCGTCCTGCCGCGCCGCAGGAGTGGAAATTTGGGCGTGGTGTCTGATGCCAAACCATGTGCATCTGATTCTCGTGCCGTCCGACGCGGACGGGTTGCGCCGCGCGCTGGCGCCGGTGCATCGCCGCTATGCCGGCATCATCCACGCACGCCGCAAGCGGACCGGCCATTTCTGGCAGGGGCGTTTCGGATGCGTCGCCATGGACGAGGCGCATCTCGCAGCGGCGCTGCGCTATGTATCGCTCAATCCCGTACGGGCGCGTCTCGTCAGCCGCGCGCGCGACTGGCGCTGGTCCAGCGTGCGCGCACAACTCAGCGGGCGTCACGACGGCGTCACGGCTCTGGCGCC
This genomic window contains:
- a CDS encoding transposase, coding for MARLARVVIPDIPHHVTQRGNGRARTFFGNDDYALYRDLLAASCRAAGVEIWAWCLMPNHVHLILVPSDADGLRRALAPVHRRYAGIIHARRKRTGHFWQGRFGCVAMDEAHLAAALRYVSLNPVRARLVSRARDWRWSSVRAQLSGRHDGVTALAPVHERYPDFANFLSEEPDAGVIERLRGAESIGRPLGNRKFLDAIEYKTRRVLKPAKRGPKPRDELSALSP